The Fulvivirga maritima genome segment TTTGAACCTCAACGATGAAATCATGATCACTAGACCCCTTTACCTCTCTAAAGCCTCTGGGGTTGTTTCCATCTACATTCACCTCTATATCTTCATCATCTAAGATTAAAGGCACTACCTGAATATTATAAAAATTAAGTCGATAGTATCCGGGAGCATCCACATCCACAGTTACTTTATAAGTGTTATCTTCAGCTAGCTGTATAGTATCTAAGGGCTGAGTACTGTTATCTGTAAATTTTTCCAGAATGATATTTCCATTTTGAGGATGACTTACTGATCCCGTTATGGTAACGCCACCATTAGCATCACTCTCCGTTTGTGATGACCCCGAGCAGGCACAAAAAATGGTAAGGAAAAATATAATTGAGATTCTATTCATTGAATTTTTCTTTATATGCTTAAGCAAGCTTATTTCTTAAAAGTTCATTTGCTACTTTAGGATCGGCACTCCCATTACTTTTCTTCATTACCTCGCCCATAAACATTCCTATAAGGCCTTTTTGACCTTTACGATAAGCTGCCACTTTATCAGGAAATGCTGCCAACACATCATCTATCAGTTCACTGATGCTATCACTATCACTATCTTGCAATAAGCCTAAAGACTCAGCCGTTTCTAAGGCTGATTGCCCATTAGACTTGAGCATAGCAGGAAACAACCTCTGACTGGCCGCTGAAAAGCTCACTTTGCTTTCATCTACCAGTTGTATGATCTCAGCCAGCTTCTCAGGAGTTACGCTCAGCTCTTCTATCTTCTCATTAGAGTCATTCAAGTAAGACTTCACTGGCCCCATTACCCAGTTTGAAGCCGCTTTATAGTTATCAGTTTTGCCACATAATGCTTCAAAATAGGCTGCTATCTCTTTGGTATCTGTTAGTACCTGAGCATCATATTCTGGCAGACTATATTCTTTAACATATTTAGCCAAAAGCTCATTAGGCAAGCTAGGCATAGAAGCCTCTATCTCTTTTAACCACTCTTCACTAACAATTAACGGACTTAGATCCGGATCAGGGAAATACCTATAATCATTCAGTTCTTCTTTTGTACGCATGCCTGCAGTAGTTCCTGTAGCAGCATCAAAAGTTCTGGTTTCAGAAAATATAGCATTCCCATTTTCAATCTCTGCTATTTGCCTTTCTATCTCATGATCTATGGCTCTTTGCACATTACGGATAGAGTTCATGTTCTTCACTTCCACCTTTTTGCCGAGTGTAGAAGAACCTTTAGGCATAACAGAAATGTTAGCGTCGCAGCGCAATGAACCTTCTTCCATATTACCATCACAAATATCCAAATAACGAACCAGCTTCCTTATCTCAGTTAAGAACGAGTTAGCTTCTTCTGATGATCTTATGGCTGGCTCTGTCACTATTTCAATAAGCGGCACACCAGCACGGTTAAAATCTACCAGGCTATCGGTCTCCTCTGCCAGGTGAATAGACTTACCCGCATCTTCTTCTATATGAATTCTATTAAGCACGATATCTCTTGATTCTCCATTTTTCGGGAAAACCGTAACATGACCATTCATACAGATAGGAGTTCTATCCTGAGTAAGCTGATAGCCTTTCGGTAAGTCAGGGTAGAAATAATTCTTCCTGTCAAAAATCTGCTCACGGCTAATATCACAATTACAGGCTAACCCCATTTTAATAGCATATTCCACTACCTTTTTATTCAACTTAGGCAGTGTACCTGGGTGACCTAACGTAATTACACTCACATTAGTATTAGGTGAATGCCCATATGCGTTAGCATCTGTATTGTATATTTTTGTTTTAGTCAGTAACTGAGCATGAACCTCAAGACCAATAACCGCGGTATATTTTTCTCTTACCGATTTATCTATCATAACATCAAATTAAATAATCTCTCTGGCTTTCTCCAAAACATTATCAAGCCCAGACAGATCTTTTCCACCAGCGGTGGCAAAGAATGGCTGACCACCACCCCCTCCTTTTATCTCTTTTGCCAGCTCTCTAACAATAGCTCCAGCATTCAATTCTTTTTCTTTTATAAGGTTATCTGCCACCACTACTGAGATCTGTGGCTTACCTTCAATATCAGCAGCTAAAACCATAAATAGGTTTTCAACTTCATTCTTAAGCTCAAATGAAAGCGTTTTTAAAGCATCTCCAGCAGGAAGTGACACCTTCTCTATAAGCACCTGAATACCACTTTCTGACTTCACTTTGCCTATAAGGTCTTGCTTAAGCTTTTGTGTTTCTCCTGCATGTAAAGCTTCAATCTCCTTCTCCAGTTTATTACGTTGCTCTACCAAACTACCTACTGCAGCCTTTAAATCTTTAGGATTTTTAAGCAGCTCTTTCACTTCCTCTATCAGCTCAAGCTGGTTGTTTACATACTCTTCAGCAGCATCAGCCGTAATAGCCTCTATCCTTCTCACACCTGCAGCTACAGAACCTTCTGAAACTATCTTCAATAGCCCTATCTGTCCGGTAGATTTCACGTGAGTACCACCACAAAGCTCTACTGAGTAGTTCTCGTCGAAAGTGATTACTCTTACAAAATCACCATATTTTTCGCCGAACAAAGCCATAGCACCCATAGATTTAGCTTCTTCTATTGGCACATTTCTCTTTTCTACTAAAGGAATATTCTCTCTTATCTTTCTATTGACAATTTTCTCAATCTCCTTAATTTCTTCTGGAGTTAATTTTTGGAAATGAGAAAAGTCAAACCTAAGCACATCTGCATTTACTAATGAACCTCTCTGCTCTACGTGATTACCTAGCACCTGCCTCAAAGCTGCATGCAAAAGGTGTGTAGCAGAGTGATTGTTCATGGTAAGTGCTCTCTTTTGCACATTTACTATGGCATCAAATTCCGCTTCCAGATTAGCAGGCAAACGGTCAGTAATGTGGATAATCAGGTCATTTTCTTTCTTAGTATCTATTACGTGAACCTTCTCTCCATCGGCCTCCAAATAGCCCTTATCACCTACCTGACCACCACTCTCTGCGTAGAACGGAGTCTTATCCAGCACCAGCTGATAAATATTCTTTCCTTTTTGCTTTATGGTTCTATATCTAAGAATACGAGACTTGCTCTCCAGATGATCATAGCCAATAAACTCTACATCTTCGCCGGTATTCACCACATTCCAGTCACCGGTTTCTTTAGCTGCGTCAGCTTTAGAGCGTGATTTTTGCACTTGCATTTCCGCAGAAAAGCCTTTCTCGTCTACAGTAAAGCCATTTTCTCTGGCTATCAAAGAAGTAAGGTCAAGCGGAAATCCATAGGTATCATATAATTCAAAGGCCAATTTTCCCTCTATTACTTGAGAACCATCCGCCTTCATTTGTTCTGTTACCGCATCTAACTTCTTAAGACCATTTTCTAAGGTTCTTAAGAAAGAAGCTTCTTCTTGCTCTATTACTTTAGCTACAAAATCTTCCTGGGCTTTAAGTTCAGGAAATACATCATGAAACTGTTCCACCAATATAGCCACCAATTCATAAATGAAAGGAGCATCTTGTTTTAAGAAGGTGTAGCCATATCTCACGGCACGCCTTAGTATCCTTCTTATAACATAACCAGCTCCTGTATTAGAAGGTAGCTGACCATCAGCCACGGCAAATGAAATAGCTCTTACGTGATCAGAGATTACTCTTACCGCTATGTCGTTGGCTTTATTTTCACCATAGGTAATGCCCGCCTTTTTACAAACATAATCTATTAAAGGAGTGAAAACATCGGTATCATAGTTAGAGGTCTTGTTTTGTATAGCCATACAAAGCCTTTCAAAACCCATACCTGTATCTATATGTTTAGCAGGCAATGATACTAACTCACCAGAAGCCTGTCTGTTAAACTCAATAAATACCAGGTTCCAGATCTCCACCACCAAAGGATGATCTTCATTCACAAGGTCTTTACCCGGCTCCTTATCTATCTCTTCCTGTGGCCTTAAATCGATATGAATCTCAGAACAAGGGCCACATGGGCCTGTATCTCCCATTTCCCAGAAGTTATCCTTCTTAGAACCGTAGAGTATTCTTTCTTTATCTATGATTTTTGTCCAGTAGTCATAAGCATCATGATCAATATCTAACTGATCTCCTTTATCACCACCAAACACGGTTACATATAACCTTTCTTTAGGTAATTTATATACTTCGGTAAGCAGCTCCCATGACCAGGCAATGGCTTCTTCTTTGAAATAATCTCCAAATGACCAGTTACCCAACATTTCGAACATTGTATGATGGTACGTATCCAGCCCTACCTCTTCAAGGTCGTTATGCTTTCCTGAAACCCTCAAACATTTCTGTGTATCTGTAGCTCTCAAGTAGGCAGGCTTCTTATTCCCCAGAAAGAAATCTTTAAACTGGTTCATACCTGCATTAGTAAACATTAATGTAGGATCATTCTTGTTTACCATAGGTGCTGAGGGAACTATTTGGTGCCCTTTATCCTTAAAAAACTCGAGAAACTTTTTCCTTATTGACCTAGAATCCATTGATTATTAAAAAATTTGATATTTTTGCGGCCGAAAGCTTTTTAATAAGAAATTTAATATATTGCATTAAACCAAAGCGTAAGGCTGCACGTTTTAAAACACTAGCTATTCACGGAGCACAAAAATAGTAGTTTTTAGCTTACATAATAATGGCCCGAATAAAATATTACTACGATACAGAAACCTGCCGATACGAGAGAGCAAAGGTGACCACCTCTGACGTCATTCTCAATATGCTTGGATTTCTTTCTGTAGCCTTTGTGCTATCACTGGTTGTAGTACTTATATACAACACCTATTTCGAATCGCCTACTGAGGCACAGTTAAAAAAGGAAAACAAAGAACTTAGCAAGTATTACGAAGAACTCGAAACCGAGATGGGCGAGATGAATAATGTAATAAGTGCTTTGGAAGAAAGAGATAGCAAAATATACAGAAAAATATATGAAGCTGAGCCTTTACCATCTACTGTACGTGAAGCAGGCCATGGTGGTGCAGAGGAATACAAAAGAATTATAGAAAAAGGATTACAGGATAAAAAATTAGTTCTTAATACCTTTAAGAAGATTGATAAACTAAAAAGACAGGCAAGCATCCAAAATCAATCTTTTGATGAAATTATGCAAATGGCTAAAGAAAACAGTGAGAGATTATCCTCATTGCCGGCCATTCAGCCTATCAATAACCCTGATCATACCAGGCTGGCATCAGGATTTGGTTTGAGAATTAACCCTTTTCATAAAGCCAGAGTAATGCACAGCGGTATAGATTTTGCGGCGCCAAGAGGTACTGCGGTTTATGCAACGGGTAATGGAGAAGTAAGCTTTATTAAAGACAAAAGTGCTCTCCAAACAGGATATGGCAACTATATAGAAATTGACCATGGGTTTGGTTATAAAACCAAATATGCACACTTAAGTAAAATAGATGTGCACGAAGGACAACAAGTGAAGAGAGGGGACGTAATAGGCTATGTAGGTAGCTCAGGAGGATCTGTCGCCCCCCATGTTCATTATGAAGTGATTAAAGAAGATAAAAAAATAGATCCGGTTAACTTTTTAATGCAAGGTTTAAATGATAACGACTTTCAGCAATTGCTAAACTTGGCAACCAGAGAAA includes the following:
- the gatB gene encoding Asp-tRNA(Asn)/Glu-tRNA(Gln) amidotransferase subunit GatB; its protein translation is MIDKSVREKYTAVIGLEVHAQLLTKTKIYNTDANAYGHSPNTNVSVITLGHPGTLPKLNKKVVEYAIKMGLACNCDISREQIFDRKNYFYPDLPKGYQLTQDRTPICMNGHVTVFPKNGESRDIVLNRIHIEEDAGKSIHLAEETDSLVDFNRAGVPLIEIVTEPAIRSSEEANSFLTEIRKLVRYLDICDGNMEEGSLRCDANISVMPKGSSTLGKKVEVKNMNSIRNVQRAIDHEIERQIAEIENGNAIFSETRTFDAATGTTAGMRTKEELNDYRYFPDPDLSPLIVSEEWLKEIEASMPSLPNELLAKYVKEYSLPEYDAQVLTDTKEIAAYFEALCGKTDNYKAASNWVMGPVKSYLNDSNEKIEELSVTPEKLAEIIQLVDESKVSFSAASQRLFPAMLKSNGQSALETAESLGLLQDSDSDSISELIDDVLAAFPDKVAAYRKGQKGLIGMFMGEVMKKSNGSADPKVANELLRNKLA
- the alaS gene encoding alanine--tRNA ligase, coding for MDSRSIRKKFLEFFKDKGHQIVPSAPMVNKNDPTLMFTNAGMNQFKDFFLGNKKPAYLRATDTQKCLRVSGKHNDLEEVGLDTYHHTMFEMLGNWSFGDYFKEEAIAWSWELLTEVYKLPKERLYVTVFGGDKGDQLDIDHDAYDYWTKIIDKERILYGSKKDNFWEMGDTGPCGPCSEIHIDLRPQEEIDKEPGKDLVNEDHPLVVEIWNLVFIEFNRQASGELVSLPAKHIDTGMGFERLCMAIQNKTSNYDTDVFTPLIDYVCKKAGITYGENKANDIAVRVISDHVRAISFAVADGQLPSNTGAGYVIRRILRRAVRYGYTFLKQDAPFIYELVAILVEQFHDVFPELKAQEDFVAKVIEQEEASFLRTLENGLKKLDAVTEQMKADGSQVIEGKLAFELYDTYGFPLDLTSLIARENGFTVDEKGFSAEMQVQKSRSKADAAKETGDWNVVNTGEDVEFIGYDHLESKSRILRYRTIKQKGKNIYQLVLDKTPFYAESGGQVGDKGYLEADGEKVHVIDTKKENDLIIHITDRLPANLEAEFDAIVNVQKRALTMNNHSATHLLHAALRQVLGNHVEQRGSLVNADVLRFDFSHFQKLTPEEIKEIEKIVNRKIRENIPLVEKRNVPIEEAKSMGAMALFGEKYGDFVRVITFDENYSVELCGGTHVKSTGQIGLLKIVSEGSVAAGVRRIEAITADAAEEYVNNQLELIEEVKELLKNPKDLKAAVGSLVEQRNKLEKEIEALHAGETQKLKQDLIGKVKSESGIQVLIEKVSLPAGDALKTLSFELKNEVENLFMVLAADIEGKPQISVVVADNLIKEKELNAGAIVRELAKEIKGGGGGQPFFATAGGKDLSGLDNVLEKAREII
- a CDS encoding M23 family metallopeptidase, which codes for MARIKYYYDTETCRYERAKVTTSDVILNMLGFLSVAFVLSLVVVLIYNTYFESPTEAQLKKENKELSKYYEELETEMGEMNNVISALEERDSKIYRKIYEAEPLPSTVREAGHGGAEEYKRIIEKGLQDKKLVLNTFKKIDKLKRQASIQNQSFDEIMQMAKENSERLSSLPAIQPINNPDHTRLASGFGLRINPFHKARVMHSGIDFAAPRGTAVYATGNGEVSFIKDKSALQTGYGNYIEIDHGFGYKTKYAHLSKIDVHEGQQVKRGDVIGYVGSSGGSVAPHVHYEVIKEDKKIDPVNFLMQGLNDNDFQQLLNLATRENQSFD